CTGCCGAGTGCTTGCCCTGCGGACGAAGGCTTCGCTCCACGCCGGCACCGCCGAGGCCTGCCGGCCTCTTGGTTTAGGCCAGCTCTCTTTTGAGAGGGGGAGGGAGGGGTGGGGTTGCACTTCGGGTCTTCAACTCGTGAGCTGAGGTTCGGTCGGATCACCGGAGCGGTTTATTAAGTTCCGATGCACCTGACGGTGCTGGCGCTGCGCTTCGCTGGTCGTCCGCGTCGGGAGGTCGGTGGCCTGCGGGTCGGCCCGCTCCAGACGGAGGCATAACTCGCCTAGCGGCTCTGACAGATGCCTCCGTTCTTCTTCCGCGGGCCTAGGGTCGGACTGCCGAGTGCTTGCCCTGCGGACGAAGGCTTCGCTCCACGCCGGCACCGCCGAGGCCTTCCGGCCTCGGTTAGGCCAGCTCTCTTTTTGGGAGGGGGGAGGGAGGGTGTGGTTGCACTTCGGGTCTTCAACTCTTGGTCGGGTTTTTACTACCGGCGCGGATCATCAGATTCCGCTGGCACCCACGGTCTGGGGGGATGTAACGGTGTGAGTTCGGAGGGGCTGGTTGGCCGGGCGCCTGAGCTCGTGGGCACCTGTGTTTGAAGTCCGACCTCAGGCCCGTGGAGGACGAGCGGAGGCATCTGTTTGAGCCGCTAGGCGAGTTATGCCTCCGCCCGGAGCGGGCCGTCTCGTAGGCCACCGGCAGATCCCACGGGCGTTCGGCGTCCGGATAACCAGCACCTTCGAACTCGGCGCATGCCCTCCCCAAGCGACGCATCGACTGGCACCGCCCGTCCCGAGGCACTAGACTTCGAGGGGCTCGGAGGGATGGCTCGAAGCCAGCGCTCCGCCGTTTTTTCCCTTGGAGAATTGTCATGCCGAAGTTCGTGGATGAGCCGGGTTTCGACCATTCCGAGATGCCCGCTGTCGGCGTCTTGCTGGCCAATCTGGGAACGCCCCAGGCTCCCACTGCCAAGGCATTGCGCCCCTACCTGCGCCAGTTCTTGTCCGATCCACGGGTGATCGAGGTTCCGAGGGTGCTGTGGTGGATCATCCTCAACCTGTTCGTGCTCACCACCCGGCCCAAGGCGTCGGCCGAGGCCTATGCGTCGGTGTGGGCCGACGAGGGCTCGCCCCTCTATGTCATCGCCAAGAAGCAGACGGCGGCGATCGAGAAGATTCTGCAAGCCGAGGTCGGCACGCCGATTCACGTCGCTCTCGGCATGCGCTACGGCCAGCCGGCGATCGCCAAGGCGCTGGCGGAGCTGCGCGAAAAGGGCTGTCGGCGCATTCTCTTCCTGCCGCTTTATCCGCACTACTCGGCCACCACCACCGCCTCCACCTTCGATGCCCTGGCGGCGGAGCTGATGACCTGGCGGCGGGTGCCGGAGCTGCGCAGCGTCTTCGGCTATCACGACGAGCCGGCCTATATTCGAGCGCTGGCCGACTCGATCCGCGAGGTGTGGACGAGAGACGGCGAGCCCGACAAGTTGCTCTTCTCCTACCACGGCATCCCGCTGCGCTACTTCAAGAACGGCGATCCCTACCATTGCCTGTGCCACAAGACCTCGCGCCTGGTGGCCGAGGAGCTCGGCCTCGACCGCGATCGCTATGTCGTCTGTTTCCAGTCGCGCTTCGGCCGCGAGGAGTGGCTCCAGCCCTACACCGACAAGACCGTCGAGGCGCTGGCGAGAGCCGAGATCGGCCGCCTCGACGTGGTCAGTCCGGCCTTCTCCGCCGACTGCCTCGAGACCCTTGAAGAGCTCGAAGAGCTCAACCGCGAGTTCTGGGTCGAAGCCGGCGGCAAGACCGAGGACTACCGCTACCTTCCTTGCCTCAACGATCGCCCGGATCACGTCCGCTTCCTGAGCGATCTCGTCCTGCGCAACCTCCAGGGCTGGATCCAGACCCCTGCGGAATGGGATCGCCCGGTCATCGAGGCCGAGATTGCGATCAGTCGCCAGCGCGCCGAAGAGATGGCCGCGGCGGGGGTGGAGGAAGATGCGGGGTACGGAGTGCCAGCGCGGTCAGGGGAAAGCTAGCTGGCTTCCTCTGAGGAGTTTTCGTCGAGGTAGAGGATTTTCAGGTTGGTAAGGTTTTGCAGTGGTGACGCGTCTTGGGTCTGGGTTCCGTCGAGGTAGAGGTTTTTCAGGTTGGCAAGGTTTTGCAGTGGTGACGTGTCTTGGATCTGGGTTCCGTTGAGGGTGAGGAATTCCAGGTTGGTAAGGTTTTGCAGTGGTGACGCGTCTTGGATCTGGGTTTCGTCGAGGTAGAGGTTTTTCAGGTTGGTAAGGTTTTGCAGTGGTGACGCGTCTTGGATCTGGGTTCCGTCGAGGGTGAGGAATTCCAGGTTGGTAAGGTTTTGCAGTGGTGACGCGTCTTGGATCCGGGTTTCACTGAGGTAGAGGATTTTCAGGTTGGTAAGATTTTGCAGTGGTGACGCGTCTTGGATCAGGGTTGCACTGAGGTCGAGGGTTTTCAGGTTGGTAAGGTTTTGCAGTGGTGACGCGTCTTGGGTCTGGGTTCTGCCGAGGTTTGCCTTTTCGAGGGAGGTGTCTGAGGCGAGTCCATTCCAGGGCGAGTTGTCGAATACGGCCGCCTTTGCGATCAGCAAGTCGATAGCTCGAGATTCCGGAATCATGAAGAATTCAGCTTCTTGAAGCTTGAGCTCCCGTTCCCAGCAGGCAGCCCAGGCTTCTTCGCGAAGCGATCGCGAAAACCCCGAATGCACGTCGGTGGAGACTTCGGCGAGAAGTTGTGCGCGCACTTCGCTCTGACGGTCCTTTGCCGTTCGAACGGCCTCGAAGCTCAGGCCGAAGAAGAAATCGAGAAGCAGCTTGCGCCAGGCTTCGTTGTCGGCCAGCATGCCGATCAAGAGAGACAGGGTTTCGAGCCAGGCGATCTGGTCGGGATAGGAGGCGAGCTTCCGAGATAGGTGGGTCGAAGGCTCTCGAGCTTCGATGGGCCAGTCGGGCAGGGTCACAAAGCGCAGCAGATGGACCGCGGCAAAGTACTCCTGGAAGGAGAGGTGACTGAAGGCGTAGACGCCCTTGCCTCGCGGCAGTAGCAGGCCGCTGCGCCGGCCGATGTAGTCGAGGAAGGCGTCGGCCACCCTCTCGGCATCGTCGAGTCCGGAGGCGTGCATCTCATCGACTAGCCAGTCGAGCACCTGGGCTTTCTCGAGCAGAATGCCACCGGGATCGTTTTCGTCTTCCGCGGCGGTGCCGCGCAGGCGCTGCATCTCGAAACCCACCCGGCCGAGCCAGCGTTTCTTCTGCTCGATCGAGAACGGCTGTCGGGAAAGATTGTAGAAGGTGTCGATGGTCTCGAGGTAGGCCTCGGCGATCTTGTCGTAGAGGCGCGGGCGGCCGTCGGGCAGGTCGAGCTCTTTGCGAAAGATCAGTGCAATCAGAGTCAGTAGGTTGGGGACCCGGGCGATCGCCAAAAGGTTGGGCCGCTCGCATAGGGCCTTCCAGAGGCTTTCGGCGGAAGCGCGGGAGGCGGCGTTGGCTTGAGTCCGCTGGTCGAACCAGAGTCGAGCAAAGGTCTGAACGGCGCGATCCGAGAACGGGCTCAGGTAGCGCAAGGTGGCCACCGGTTGGTGCGACTCTGGTCCGAGCGCCTCGACCGAGGGCTGAGTGATTTCGAGCTGATGAGGCCTGCGTGGCGGATCCTTGGCCAGGTCTTCGCCGGCGAGCTCTTCGTCCCCCCTCACGGTCCATGAGACCTGGTGGAAGGGCACGCTGTCGTAGCCCACCGCCCGCGAGGTCAGCAGCCAGCGGCAAGCGGGGTAACGCGCCATTCCTTCGAGGGCGGCTCGGCGCAGCGCCTCGCGGGTGGCGTCGCCGGCGAGTTCGTCGAGGCCGTCGAGAAGAAAGTACGCTTGGCCCCGGTCGAGAAATTCCTGCACCTCTGCGCCGAGAGGGCCAAGAGCCTTGGCCACCGGCTGGTTCAGAAAGGAGCTCCAAAGAGACTCCCAGGTGACCTTTGCCGTCAGCCGCAGCTCGCGCAGCACGATCGGGATGGGCAGCAGGGGACCGAGGTTCTGGACCCAGGCATTGCTCTCCGGCCCGGCGAGGCAGCGCGCGATCCAGCTCACCAAGGTGGACTTGCCACTCCCCGGATCGCCCAGCAGCACCAAGCGAGGATGGGCGACGACCTCATTGAGAAGCTTGTGGCGCTCGAGCTTCGAGGTCGCCAGCTCCTCTGGCGCCAGGTGGCGGGAGCACAGCTCCGGCTCGACGAACAGGCGCTCGGAGCGAATGTCGATGTCGTCCTGGTACTGCGGCAAGCTGACGAAGCGAATGTAGCCGTGCCATTCCTCGACATCGCGGAAATATCGGAGGAAACGCCGGTGCCGGAAGGGATTGACGAAATCTTCCGCGCGAGGATCCGCGATCGGCGGTGCCTGGGGGGCCGAGTGAGGGCGATAGTGCCGCACGGGCCGTTCTTTCACCATGGTGAGAGTCTATCTCCCGCCGTCTTGCCATTCGTCTTGGCGTGCCGTCCAGGTAGGGCTTGGCCGATGCCGTGGCTCAATCGAGCAGGGCCTCGATGACCGCTTCGTCGAGGTCGCCGATCTCGAACAGCAAGCGCTGAATGCGGAACAGGTTGAAGGCCGCCGGGTCGGCGATGCAAGGCTGCCAGTCAAGTCGTGGTGTCGGGGCACTGGGATCGACGACCAGGCGCTCGTGGGTCGGCTGTAGACCGCGCAGCACCTCGGGCGGATCATCTCGGCTGCCGGTCGCCTTTTCTCCCTCGGGAGTCGGTGGCTCCGCCGGGTTCTCGCACCAAGAGAGAAGCTGGGAGTAGAAGAACCGCTTTTGATCGCGCAGGATGCGGTAGAGCACTTGGTGGTAGGTGTAGAGGTAGGCGAAGGCGATGGTGATCGCCGCCCAGGGCTCGACGCTGGATGGGAGACTGGTTGCGATGGGCTCCTGCTGCGCTGTTGCGTGCACTTGCTTCAGGTGCCCCCTTCGCCGCCCGATGAGGTTGGCAAAGGCCTTGATGCGTCGGGGAATCGGTGGCAAGCAGCCGTAGTGCTGGACCACCGCGCAGAGGGGGTCGATGATCTCGGCTTCCTCTCCTGCTTTTTCGAGGAGATCGCGCAACATTTCGTGGGGCCGGGCCACCAGCGGTAGGTGCCAGATATTTTGGCAGATCTTCTCGATGTACTCGTGGGCTTTGTGGCGGTGCGCCGGCTTCGCCTTTCCGTCTTCTCCCGGCTTGACGAAGCTCAGGTGGGGTGCGATGGCCTCCTCGATGATCTGTTGGTTCATGCCGAGGACGAAAACGCAGCTCGGCAGGTTGAGGTAGATCTTGATTCCTTCGAGGAAGCGGTAGGCCATCTCCGGCTCACAGCGGTCGAGGTCGTCGACCAGGATGACCAGGCGCCGCGGTTTTCCCTGGTGGCGGCCGAGCAGAGCGCCAACCGCCGCCTCGAGCTGCTCTCGGGCGACGTGGGAGGGGAGCTTCACGGCCAGATTCTCGCGCTCCCATTGCTCCCCGGCCTCTTGGATCTTGGAGGCCTGGATGCCGATCATCTTCGTGATGTCCTCGAGCGCCAGCAAGGCACTGCGTACCGCTGTCGACCCGAGATTGGCTGCCTTGCGGCGGGCCTTGGCGGTCCACGATAGGTGGGCCCGCATCTCATGAAGCAGCGGCACGATCGGTACCTCTTCGTGCTGATACCGCCAGGCTTCGAACCACACCACCGTGACCGCCTTCTGGAAGGTGATTCCTGGCTCGTCGAGGCTGAGATCAGGGCTGGCGAGGCGCGCCTCCTCCAGTTCAGCCTTCGCTGCCTTGACCTCGTGGTCTGGCTGTTGTGGGCAGTTTCCCGTCAGGTACCAGTGGAGGCCGTGGAGGAAGCTGGTCTTGCCGACGCCCCAGTTGCCGTGGATGCCGAACACCTGGGGCGGCGCGCAGTCTGCGACCGCATGGCCGATCTCGGAGACCAGGCGCCAGGCGCTCGGCCCTCCGAAGAGGATCGGCTCGTCGTTGTGAAGAAAGCTCATCGGGCCCCTCCCGAGGGCAAAGAGATGTCTCGCTGAGATAAGGAATATAGCAAGGTCTCTTTTGTCTGGGCCGTTGAGTGAGGCCCCGACTCCCGTCAGGGCCTCTAATCGCTCATTACTTCGGTTGCAGCTCGCTAGTTCCTCACTTCCCAGGGCACTTCGGCGCTGACGAAGTCGAGGTCGAGGTCGAGGGTTTCCTTCGGTCCAGGGCCCTGTCGGTCGGTGTTCTCGAAGGCGATGGCGACGGAGATCGGCAGGCGCGAGAAGTAGGTGCCGTTGTTCGAGCCGGTGCGGGAGACGACCATCTTGCCCTTCTGGCCGGGCACCAGCGGGCCGCGGGCGATGACGTCGAAGCGCTGCGTGATGCGACCGTTGCCGTAGGTGACGGTGATCGGCTTGATGCTCTCGAGGGACAACGACACCAGCTCGATGGTGGTGCTGCGCACGTCGCCGATGGCGTCGAAGGTCATGTCGTTGCCGCGCAGGACGATGGTGTCGATGTCTTCTTCCTCCTCGTCGAAGGGCATCGGGTTGGTGGAGGAGAAGTGGCCGACGCCGTCGGCGCAGTGGCGGCCGAACTTGGTGTCGTCGGAGACGTCCTTGCAGGGGCTGTTGTCCATCGTGCCCGGCTCGAGGCCGAGGCTGCCGGTGGCGAGGCCCTCGAAGAGCACCCGCACCGGGTAGGCGATGGCGTCCGACGGCAGGCAGTCGCCGCCCACCCGAACACAGCCGAAGAAGCCCTCGGGGATGGTCTCGTCGGCGAGGCCGGCGATGTAGAAGAAGCTGTAGCCGTCCGGCGGGGTGATGAACATGTCGTAGCCGGCGGAGACGGTGAGGGTGCTGCTCGAGCCCTGGCGCTGGGCGCTGGCCGGCAGGGCGGCGAGGCAGAGACAGATCGCGATCAGAAGAACGGGGTGGAGACGAGAAATTCTGGACATGGTTTCTACTCCTCGGGTTCGAGTTCGTTTTCCAGGCGCCCGGATCGGGGCGGGCAGTTTCGGGTTGACAAGGAGTCAACGAACTCGGGTCCGTGAAGTGCTCACGGTCCGTGAGGATTTCTGATCAGGACAGCCGAAAGCGGTCCTGCGGCAGGGCAGAGCCCGCGGCCGGAATCTCTTGCGTCTTCTGCCGAAAGCAGTCGCTGTGCTGCCCTACTGGAGGTAGCCGAGGGCCCTCAACTTGGTGATGTGGTTCCACTCGAGGTAGGTCGAGTCGAGAACGTCTTCGCCGGCAC
This DNA window, taken from Acidobacteriota bacterium, encodes the following:
- a CDS encoding leucine-rich repeat domain-containing protein — encoded protein: MVKERPVRHYRPHSAPQAPPIADPRAEDFVNPFRHRRFLRYFRDVEEWHGYIRFVSLPQYQDDIDIRSERLFVEPELCSRHLAPEELATSKLERHKLLNEVVAHPRLVLLGDPGSGKSTLVSWIARCLAGPESNAWVQNLGPLLPIPIVLRELRLTAKVTWESLWSSFLNQPVAKALGPLGAEVQEFLDRGQAYFLLDGLDELAGDATREALRRAALEGMARYPACRWLLTSRAVGYDSVPFHQVSWTVRGDEELAGEDLAKDPPRRPHQLEITQPSVEALGPESHQPVATLRYLSPFSDRAVQTFARLWFDQRTQANAASRASAESLWKALCERPNLLAIARVPNLLTLIALIFRKELDLPDGRPRLYDKIAEAYLETIDTFYNLSRQPFSIEQKKRWLGRVGFEMQRLRGTAAEDENDPGGILLEKAQVLDWLVDEMHASGLDDAERVADAFLDYIGRRSGLLLPRGKGVYAFSHLSFQEYFAAVHLLRFVTLPDWPIEAREPSTHLSRKLASYPDQIAWLETLSLLIGMLADNEAWRKLLLDFFFGLSFEAVRTAKDRQSEVRAQLLAEVSTDVHSGFSRSLREEAWAACWERELKLQEAEFFMIPESRAIDLLIAKAAVFDNSPWNGLASDTSLEKANLGRTQTQDASPLQNLTNLKTLDLSATLIQDASPLQNLTNLKILYLSETRIQDASPLQNLTNLEFLTLDGTQIQDASPLQNLTNLKNLYLDETQIQDASPLQNLTNLEFLTLNGTQIQDTSPLQNLANLKNLYLDGTQTQDASPLQNLTNLKILYLDENSSEEAS
- a CDS encoding P-loop NTPase fold protein, with the translated sequence MSFLHNDEPILFGGPSAWRLVSEIGHAVADCAPPQVFGIHGNWGVGKTSFLHGLHWYLTGNCPQQPDHEVKAAKAELEEARLASPDLSLDEPGITFQKAVTVVWFEAWRYQHEEVPIVPLLHEMRAHLSWTAKARRKAANLGSTAVRSALLALEDITKMIGIQASKIQEAGEQWERENLAVKLPSHVAREQLEAAVGALLGRHQGKPRRLVILVDDLDRCEPEMAYRFLEGIKIYLNLPSCVFVLGMNQQIIEEAIAPHLSFVKPGEDGKAKPAHRHKAHEYIEKICQNIWHLPLVARPHEMLRDLLEKAGEEAEIIDPLCAVVQHYGCLPPIPRRIKAFANLIGRRRGHLKQVHATAQQEPIATSLPSSVEPWAAITIAFAYLYTYHQVLYRILRDQKRFFYSQLLSWCENPAEPPTPEGEKATGSRDDPPEVLRGLQPTHERLVVDPSAPTPRLDWQPCIADPAAFNLFRIQRLLFEIGDLDEAVIEALLD
- the hemH gene encoding ferrochelatase, translating into MPKFVDEPGFDHSEMPAVGVLLANLGTPQAPTAKALRPYLRQFLSDPRVIEVPRVLWWIILNLFVLTTRPKASAEAYASVWADEGSPLYVIAKKQTAAIEKILQAEVGTPIHVALGMRYGQPAIAKALAELREKGCRRILFLPLYPHYSATTTASTFDALAAELMTWRRVPELRSVFGYHDEPAYIRALADSIREVWTRDGEPDKLLFSYHGIPLRYFKNGDPYHCLCHKTSRLVAEELGLDRDRYVVCFQSRFGREEWLQPYTDKTVEALARAEIGRLDVVSPAFSADCLETLEELEELNREFWVEAGGKTEDYRYLPCLNDRPDHVRFLSDLVLRNLQGWIQTPAEWDRPVIEAEIAISRQRAEEMAAAGVEEDAGYGVPARSGES